A portion of the Drosophila sechellia strain sech25 chromosome 2R, ASM438219v1, whole genome shotgun sequence genome contains these proteins:
- the LOC6609776 gene encoding immune-induced peptide 2 — protein sequence MKFFSVVTVFVFGLLALANAVPLSPDPGNVVINGDCKYCNVHGGK from the exons ATGAAGTTCTTCTCAGTCGTCACCGTCTTCGTGTTCGGTCTGCTGGCTCTGGCCAACG CTGTTCCCCTGTCGCCCGATCCAGGAAATGTGGTGATCAACGGCGACTGCAAATACTGCAATGTGCACGGTGGAAAGTAG